The DNA segment ACGCCCGAATGGCCGAGGTGGTGGCTTTGGCCGGAGCGGGGGTGGTCCTGATGCACAACAGCCGAGGGGCGGAGCTTGAGGGGGACCTCATCGCAGAAGTCCTGCGGTATTTTGAGGAGTCGCTGATCGTCGCGGCAGAGGCTGGCATTTACCCCGAGCGCATTATCCTCGATCCGGGAATCGGTTTTGGGAAGACGGTGGAGCAGAACTTGGAGTTGATGCGCCGGTTTGGCGAGCTGCGGGAGTTAGGTTTCCCCTTGCTACTGGGGGCTTCTCGCAAATCGGTGATTGGGAAGACCCTCGACCTACCCGTGGAGGAGCGGCTGGAGGGAACGTTGGCGACCACGGTGGCCGGCGTGGTCGGGGGTGCCGACATTGTCCGCGTGCACGACCTCGGTCCGAACTTGAAAGCCGCCCGCATGGCGGATGCTATTTATCGTCATGAAAGAATCTCCTGATCTTATTCGTCTCCGTGGGTTGGCCTTTTTTGGGTTCCATGGGAACAACCCAGCCGAAGCCGAGTTTGGCCAACGGTTCTTCGTGGATCTGGAATTGCGAACCGACGTGTGTGAGGCGGGGAAGTCGGACAATCTAGAGCACGCCGTGGACTATTCTGCGGTGTATCTCAAAGTGCGTCACTGGATGGAGCAGGAGCGTTTTCATCTGCTGGAGGCTCTGGCAACCCGGATCGCCGAGGGAATTTTGGAGGATTTCGCACGCGTTTCCTCGGTTGTGGTGGAAGTGCGCAAGCCGCAGGCGCCGCTTCCGGGAATCTTCGACGAAATCTCGGTTTCGGTGGAACGATGCCGGCAGGAATGAGGCGAGCTTGGATCGCTCTCGGCGGGAACCTGGGTGACCGGGAATCGATGTTCGCCGAGGCCCTGAAGAGATTAGCAGAGGCTTCGGGGTTGGATATCGTTCGGGGATCGGCGATCTACGAAACCCCTCCGTTTGGACCTCCTGGTCAGGATCGCTATTGGAATGCCGTGATTGAGGTGAGAACTTCACTCGAGCCTCCGGAGCTCCTGGGTCTCTGCCTTGATGTTGAGAACGGCTTGGGGAGATCCCGCGAAATCCGCTGGGGACCGCGCACGATCGATCTCGATCTTCTCCTTTTTGACGATTTGGTCTGGGAAACGGAGGAGTTGATCCTCCCTCATCCGCGGATGACGGAGAGAGCCTTTGTTCTTCGGCCCTTGGCGGACTTGATTCCAGAAAAGCGGCTGGGAAACCTTTCGGTGCGCGAACATTTGCTCGCGGTCTCCGAGGAGGGGATTGAACGGGTGAGGGATTCGGTTTTGGCATGCCGCTGATTGAGATCGAGAGACGGGGAGGGCTTCCGAGATGGTTTGGCGTCTTCTCGAAACGGAACCACTGCGCCTGGCTCGATGGAGTGGATGGTGCGCGAGGAGCGGACTGGTCCATTCTTGCCGCGGATCCGGTGGAATGCCGTTCGGGCCCGGAGGAGGACTTGTTGGCTTGGTTGGACGAATGGGAGGCTCGCTTGAAAACCGTAGCGACGGCGGAAATCCCCTTTCTCGGCGGATTGATCGGGCAGTTGGACTACGAGGAGGCCATGCCGCCGTATCCTTCCGAGGGGATCCCTCGTTTGTCTGGATGGATGGGCTTGTATGACCGAGCCCTTGCGGAACACCGCCCGAGTGGTCGGATGTTCGCCGTGGTCGGAGAATGGGTTGAAGGTGCGGAGGAGGAGTTGCGCTCTTGGGTTGATCAATTGAAGGACCTCCCAGAAAAGACTCCCGCTCCGCGGGCGATTCGCAGTTCGAAGCCGATTTCGAATCAGACGCGCGCGGAATACGTCGGTGGGGTGCGGCGGGTGCGCGAATGGATCGCTTCCGGGGATATTTATCAAGCGAACCTTTCCCAGAGATTCCGGTGTGAGACTGAGGTGCAGCCGGAAGATCTCTATCGTTCGCTGCGAAAGGAAAATCCGGCTCCCTATTCGGCCTATATCGATTGTGGCGTGAAGCAGATTTTATCCAGTTCTCCAGAGTTGTTCTTAGAGGTGGGCGCCGATCGATCGGTTTCGACACGACCGATCAAGGGAACCCGTCCGCGTTCGGCCGAGCCGAAGAAGGATCGGGAGATGGCGTCGGATCTCCAGAAGAATGCGAAAGAGCGAGCCGAGTTGCTGATGATTGTGGACATGGAGCGCAACGATCTGGGCCGGGTCTGCAGGACGGGGTCGGTCCGGGCCGAGAAGGAGTTCGCCCTCGAGTCATTTGCTTCGGTGCACCATCTGGTCGGTGGGGTGCGTGGCGAGTTGCGCCCGGAGGTCAGAATGTCGGACCTCTTTGCGGCAACCTTCCCTGGGGGGTCCATCACTGGGGCACCCAAGTCTCGTGCGATGGAGATTATTCGAGAGTTGGAACCGGAAAGGCGAGGAGCCTATTGTGGGACGATGGGTTTCTTATCAGCAGGAGGGGTTTCCCGTTGGAACATTGCCATCCGCACGATGGAGGTTTTGGGGAATCGAGTGGAGTTTGGAGTCGGTGCAGGCATTGTCTGGGATTCGGATCCCGAGGCAGAGTTTGAGGAGACGCTTCACAAGGCGCAGAAGATCCTGTCCAGCTTGGGTTGGCCGGAGGAGCAGGAGGAGCCGCGATGAGCGGAGGAGGCAAAGAGGCCGAACTATTCTTAGTGTGGAACGGATCTCTCCAGTCGGCAAAGGAGATCTCGATCAACCCTACCTCGGAAGGGTGGCTTTATGGGGTTGGATGCTTCGAAACCATGGGCCTGAAAGGTGGAGTCATTCGGTTCTTTGAGAACCATTGGCATCGGTTGAACTCCACTGCGTCTGCAATGGGCTTGCAGATCCCATTTTCTCCGGAGCAGATCGAGGATAAGGTTTCGGAGATGGCTGGGAAGAATGAATGCCCGAACGGGATCGCCCGGTTGTCGCTTCATCTGAATGGAGAGAACGTCGATTGGATGCTCCGGGTATTTTTGGGAAAGAGGGCTTCGCGAGGCTCACTCCAAGTGGGTCTTTCGGAGATGGTTCATCCGGGGGCCTCGCTGTTGAGCCGCTGGAAGAATAACAACTATCTCCTTCATCACCTTGCGTTCCGTCAGGCGCAGGAAGCGGGATGGGATGAGGCTCTGATGTGCCGGGGCGATGAAGTCGTCGAGGGAACTCGTTCCAATGTGTGGATCTTGCGAGAGGCAGAATTATTGACCCCTCCGCTGACCAGTGGGGCATTGCCGGGAGTGATCCGGCATCGCCTGTTGGCACTAAAGTCGATTGGAGACCTTACCGTGCGGGAAGAGAGATTGCGATTGGAAGACCTCGAGGAGGCGGATGGGTTGTTTTTTTCCAATGCCGGGATGATTTTACGATCAGCGACAAAGTTGGGGGCGTGGGAGTTTCCCGCCCACGAAGACCGAGTCCGTTCTTTGGCAACCGCCATCGGTGCAGATTCTCTAAACTCGGGGTAAAAATCGCGAGAACCCTCTCGAATGGATTCATTTGGGGGATACACCCATGTATATTGGTTTGCGAACCAGCTCTTGGGATTGATGATGGTTAGTATGAGACTTGGACGCCTGCTCCCCATTTTTTGTGGCCTCGTAATTCTCGGAGGCTTTTCCACGCTTCTCGGTACCGAGGTGAGGACCTTTACCAATAACGAGGGTCAGTCGATTCAAGCATCCCTCGAATCGGTGGATGACACCTACGTGGAAATTCGCAGGGAGGACGGGCGCCGATTTACGATCCCGCTGCAGACGCTCTCGAGAGAGGACCAAGAATACGTGAAAAAATGGGTTTCACTGCAGGCGATCTCCGATGAGAGACTCTTTGAGATTTCGGCGAAGCGTTTGGACGAGAACGAAACGAAATCCACTCAGACCGGCTTGGATATTGAAGAAAGAGATGGGTTTTATGAGATCACTCTCGAAAACCGGACCGGTACAAATTTAAACGACTTGGAAGTTCGCTGGGCAATACGTGTGGAGAAAACCGCAGCCGGTGAGGTCCACGACCGAAAAGCCGATTTGTGGACGAAAGGCCGAATCAAGGATGTCGATCTTAGCGATCGGGAAGAGAAGGAGCTCGAGACCGGTCGGGTTCTGCTTCGGGAAGTGAAAGTGCAATCAGGATATAGGTGGGCCAGTAATGCTCCCAAGAATGCTCGTGATAAGTTGGACGGGCTTTACGTGGCGATCTTCCTCGATGGCATGATGATTCGCGAATATTCGCTTCCCTCCGGGCTGTTGGAAGAGGGTCGAGACGCCATGCGTTTGGAGGAACAGGAGAAGCTCCTGTTCGGGAGATGATCCTTGCGCAGGGGGTTGGGGCAGCTCACGGCTGAGCCAGCTTTCTTAGTCTTTGACCTCCAGACTGACCGGGCAGTGGTCACTACCCTCGATCTGATCGAAGATGTCGGCGGAGATCCAGGAATCTGAAGCTGACTCTGAAGCAATGAAGTAGTCGAGTCGCCATCCGATGTTTCGCTTCCGAGCTCCTGCGCGGTAGCTCCACCAGGAGTAGCGTTCTGTGGCATCGGGGTGGAAGTGGCGGAAGGTATCGGTGAATCCGGCACCGAGGAGGAGATCCATCTCATGGCGTTCCTCGTCGGTAAAACCGGCGTTGCGGCGATTGGCTTTCGGTCGGGCAATGTCGATCTCTTTGTGGGCAACGTTAAGGTCGCCGCAGTAGTAGACTGGTTTGCTCGTTGAAAGAGATTTCAGGTATTTGCGGGTGCGGGGCTCCCAGGAATCGCAACGGTAAGGTAGGCGACGCAGTTCGTTCTGGCTGTTCGGAACGTAGGCGTTGACCAGGTAGAAGTTCGCGAACTCCGCGGCGATGACTCGCCCTTCGCCCTGAAATTCAGAATCGCCAAAGTCAAATTCAACCGAGATCGGTTCTGTCTTGGAGAGAATGGCAGTCCCGGAGTAACCGGGCTTCTCCGCCGAATGGAAAATCTGGTGGGCATACTCGCCGAGACCGGTATCGGGAGGTCCATCCCGTCCCATCTTGGTCTCCTGGAGACAGACGACATCGGGATCGACCGATTGGATGGATTCAGAGAAACCTTTTTTGAGGCAGGCGCGGAGGCCATTTACGTTCCAAGAGAGTAGTTTCACAATAGAATGGATTTCAGGATTCGCTAGGCAACCCCGGGTCAAATAGCGATCGAACGGAATTCGATCAATCCGGAGCCTTCAGTTTGGATCGTGCGAGAAGTGTCGATCCGCGTTTTACTCACCGAGCCGGCGACCGGGGATCAGGTATTCTTTGACGTAGTCGGCGACCGCCTCCTCCAGTGGGGTCAGGTCGTCGGTGTAGCCGGCTTCGCGAAGCTTCGAGATATCGGCACAGGTATAATACTGATACTTGTCTCGCAAGATCGGAGGCATGTCGATGAACTCGATGTTCTCCTCGACCCCGGCAGCGGTAAAGATGGCTCGTGCCAAACGGAGCCAAGTATTGGCTTCGCCTGATCCCAAATTGAAGAGTCCTCCTGCGCGGGGATTTTCCGCCAGTTGGATCGTCATTTTGATGGCATCTTTTACGTAGAGGAAATCACGCATTTGTTCGCCGTCCTTGTAATCGGGGCGGTGGCTGCGGAAGAGTCGGATGCGTCCGTCTTGCTGGACTTGCTCAAATGCTTTCATCACGAGGCTGCGCATGTCTCCCTTATGATTCTCGTTCGGGCCGTAGACGTTGAAATACTTCAAACCGACCATATTGTTGAGGAAACCATTCCTCAATGCGTAGAGGTCAAACATGTGTTTGGAGTATCCATACATGTTTAGCGGGCGGAGCGAAGAGAGGTGCTCTGTGCCCTCGTCGCTCATCCCTTGGGCTCCGTCGCCATAAGTAGCCGCGGAGGATGCGTAGACGAAGCGGCTGCTTTGCTGGAGGGTCGCGTAGGCGAGGAGCTTCGTGAACTCGAAATTATTTTGGATGAGGTGGCGGGCGTCGGTTTCAGTCGTGCTGGAGTTCGCGCCGAGATGAAAAACGGTATGAAAGCTCTTGAGATATTCCGGGCCGGAGCGAATGCGGTCGAGTAGCGTGTCGGCCTCGAGATAGTCGTCAAACTGGAGAGGAACGAGGTTCTTCCACTTTTCGTCAGTGCCAAGATAGTCTGCGATGACGATATTGTTCAGTCCGCGCTGGTTGAGTTCCCAAACCAGTGCGCTCCCGATGAATCCGGCACCGCCGGTGATCAGGATTTTCTTTTTGGAGAGATCGTGTCGGGAAAGTATTACCATGGTTGGGAGAGGAAAAGGGTGGGCCGCCTTACATGCTCGAGAGTTCGCGGCTGCGGTCACGGGCTGCGCGGAGAGCGCGGTCGACGATCTTGCCGAAGTCGCCTTCGAGGGTCTTGAGCGCGGCCTCGGTCGTACCTCCCGGTGAGGTGACCTCGCGGACCAGCTCAATCGGATCGGCTTCTTCCCGCTTATCCATGAGAGCTGCAGATCCGACGACAGTCTGACGGGCGAGTTGGGCCGCGACCTCTTCCGGTAAACCGAGGGATTTTCCTGCCTCTGCGAGAAGGCGGGTAAACTCAAAGACATAGGCGGGGCCACTGCCGCTGAGCGCAGTGACCGCATCGATATGAGATTCCTCGAGCTGAATGGTTTTTCCCATCGAGGAGAGGAGAATCTCGACTGCAGACTGATCGTCCTCCGAGAGAGGCTGGTCGCTGGCGTAGGCGGAGATCCCCTGTCCGATCTGGGCGGGTGTGTTTGGCATGACCCGGACGACGTTACGCGCTTTCGGGGCGACCTGTCTCAGCCGGGCCAGTGGGATTCCGGCGAGAATGGAGAGAATCAGTTTTCCGGAGGTCTCTTCTGCCAAGGATTCGGGGAGGCTGGCAAGTTGTTGCGGCTTGCAGGCCAAGAGCACGAAATCGGCTTCGGGAAGACCTTCGCTCGCATCGGCTACGTAGCGTATGCCTGTTCGTTGGGCGAGGGCTGGGCCAGTTGGGTCCTGCCCGCAGGTGCAGAGTAAATTTTCCGGTTGGGCCCGGCCCGTGGCCAGCAGTCCTTGGACAATCGCAGAGGCCATGCGGCCCGCACCGACGAAAAGGGTCGTGGGAAAAGAGGTTTTGGATCCGGTCATTCGGTTTCGACTGGGATTCTCAGAACGGCAGAGGTGCCTTGGCCAGAAGGATTCGCGCCGATGGTGACGCCGCCTCCGATATGAGAGATCGAGTGTTTTACAACGGTAAGACCAAATCCCCGGCCTACCGAGTTTTTCGTAGAAATGAATGGATCGAAGAGATTATCACGGACAGATGGGTGGATTCCCTCTCCACGGTCAGAGACGCGGATCTCGACCTCATTCTCTCCGTCCTCTTCGAGGAGGTTGAGAGAGACGCGGATCGGGCGGTCTTCGGCCGGAGTGCCTTCAGGATAGCTCTCGATGCCGTTGCGGATGAGATGTTCGACGCAGGTTTCGATCGTTTCCAGCGAGGTGAACGTCTGGAAATCCTCAGGAAGGTTGTTTTCAATCGAAACCGTTTGGACCCGACCTTCGGATTGGCGGGTCGCCCGGTTTACGACGTTGGCGACGCATTCCGCGGGATCGGCTTTGATTCGGGCTACGGGTTCATCCGTTACCATCGAGCTCAGTTGCCGCACCAGATTGACCATCCGTTTGACGGCCTTCTCCATCGAGGCAATTCCCTTCTCGAGCTTCTCGGGCTGATTCATCCGGAGCTTGAGCAGGTCCAGATAGCCGACGACCACGCCGAGAAGGTTGTTCAAGTTGTGGGCAATGCCTTGGGTCATGCTACCGATTGCGGCCGTGCGGCGGGCTTCGCCGAGACGCTGCTGCAATTCGATGTTCTCCTCGTGCATGGTCTCCAAGCGCAGATGAGTGCGGACTCGGGCCAGAGTCTCTTCCATATCAATCGGCTTCGTGATGTAGTCGATCGCGCCCGTCTCCAGACCGGAAATTTTGTCGTGCCGATCCATCTTCGCCGTCACGAAAATGACGGGGATGGTCTCGGTCTTGGGGTTTTGCTTGAGTCGGCGGCAGGTTTCGACGCCATCCATATCCGGCATCATGATATCGAGGAGGATGATGTCGGGGCGGCTTTCCTCCACCCGGTCAAGACACTCAAAGCCGTTTGTCGCCATACGGACTTCGTAGCCCGCCTTCTCCAGTTTGCGTTGGAGAACTTTTACGTTAACGGGTTCGTCATCGACGATGAGGATCTTGTTCTTGGCTTTCATTTTGAGGAGAATGCTGGCCCTCGGACCACCCGCGTCTTTGCGAGCAGGTCATGAATGGCTGCTCGCTGCGGGTTGAAGAAGGCGAAGAGGAAGAGGAGGGTTAATAGAGGGAACAAAATCTGGAGGCAGACCGTCTTCACGGCTCCCCGGACCAGATGGGCACGGAAAGAAGCCGGAGCATCGGCTTCGCGTTGCTGAATGCGTAGATTGAAAATTCTCATGCCCAGAGTTCCTCCACCTATCAAAAGGGGCACAAATGTAAAATAAAAGAAAATAGATAGGAAGAAGATGGCATTTATGGTCTGGGCCGCCTTCATGAGCTCGGAACTGGGATTGAGGGGTGCGGGATCTTCTCCGGCGTCTTCGTATTGCTCGATGAGCTCGATGAACTCATTCATCGCTCCAGGATACCATTCCGGGAGAATGACTTTCGTGGCGATGAGTCCGAACACCGCGATCAGGAGAATGAGGTCCAGGCAG comes from the Puniceicoccus vermicola genome and includes:
- the rfaD gene encoding ADP-glyceromanno-heptose 6-epimerase gives rise to the protein MVILSRHDLSKKKILITGGAGFIGSALVWELNQRGLNNIVIADYLGTDEKWKNLVPLQFDDYLEADTLLDRIRSGPEYLKSFHTVFHLGANSSTTETDARHLIQNNFEFTKLLAYATLQQSSRFVYASSAATYGDGAQGMSDEGTEHLSSLRPLNMYGYSKHMFDLYALRNGFLNNMVGLKYFNVYGPNENHKGDMRSLVMKAFEQVQQDGRIRLFRSHRPDYKDGEQMRDFLYVKDAIKMTIQLAENPRAGGLFNLGSGEANTWLRLARAIFTAAGVEENIEFIDMPPILRDKYQYYTCADISKLREAGYTDDLTPLEEAVADYVKEYLIPGRRLGE
- the proC gene encoding pyrroline-5-carboxylate reductase, translating into MTGSKTSFPTTLFVGAGRMASAIVQGLLATGRAQPENLLCTCGQDPTGPALAQRTGIRYVADASEGLPEADFVLLACKPQQLASLPESLAEETSGKLILSILAGIPLARLRQVAPKARNVVRVMPNTPAQIGQGISAYASDQPLSEDDQSAVEILLSSMGKTIQLEESHIDAVTALSGSGPAYVFEFTRLLAEAGKSLGLPEEVAAQLARQTVVGSAALMDKREEADPIELVREVTSPGGTTEAALKTLEGDFGKIVDRALRAARDRSRELSSM
- a CDS encoding ATP-binding response regulator; translated protein: MKAKNKILIVDDEPVNVKVLQRKLEKAGYEVRMATNGFECLDRVEESRPDIILLDIMMPDMDGVETCRRLKQNPKTETIPVIFVTAKMDRHDKISGLETGAIDYITKPIDMEETLARVRTHLRLETMHEENIELQQRLGEARRTAAIGSMTQGIAHNLNNLLGVVVGYLDLLKLRMNQPEKLEKGIASMEKAVKRMVNLVRQLSSMVTDEPVARIKADPAECVANVVNRATRQSEGRVQTVSIENNLPEDFQTFTSLETIETCVEHLIRNGIESYPEGTPAEDRPIRVSLNLLEEDGENEVEIRVSDRGEGIHPSVRDNLFDPFISTKNSVGRGFGLTVVKHSISHIGGGVTIGANPSGQGTSAVLRIPVETE
- a CDS encoding exodeoxyribonuclease III — encoded protein: MKLLSWNVNGLRACLKKGFSESIQSVDPDVVCLQETKMGRDGPPDTGLGEYAHQIFHSAEKPGYSGTAILSKTEPISVEFDFGDSEFQGEGRVIAAEFANFYLVNAYVPNSQNELRRLPYRCDSWEPRTRKYLKSLSTSKPVYYCGDLNVAHKEIDIARPKANRRNAGFTDEERHEMDLLLGAGFTDTFRHFHPDATERYSWWSYRAGARKRNIGWRLDYFIASESASDSWISADIFDQIEGSDHCPVSLEVKD
- the folK gene encoding 2-amino-4-hydroxy-6-hydroxymethyldihydropteridine diphosphokinase, with amino-acid sequence MRRAWIALGGNLGDRESMFAEALKRLAEASGLDIVRGSAIYETPPFGPPGQDRYWNAVIEVRTSLEPPELLGLCLDVENGLGRSREIRWGPRTIDLDLLLFDDLVWETEELILPHPRMTERAFVLRPLADLIPEKRLGNLSVREHLLAVSEEGIERVRDSVLACR
- the pabB gene encoding aminodeoxychorismate synthase component I produces the protein MPLIEIERRGGLPRWFGVFSKRNHCAWLDGVDGARGADWSILAADPVECRSGPEEDLLAWLDEWEARLKTVATAEIPFLGGLIGQLDYEEAMPPYPSEGIPRLSGWMGLYDRALAEHRPSGRMFAVVGEWVEGAEEELRSWVDQLKDLPEKTPAPRAIRSSKPISNQTRAEYVGGVRRVREWIASGDIYQANLSQRFRCETEVQPEDLYRSLRKENPAPYSAYIDCGVKQILSSSPELFLEVGADRSVSTRPIKGTRPRSAEPKKDREMASDLQKNAKERAELLMIVDMERNDLGRVCRTGSVRAEKEFALESFASVHHLVGGVRGELRPEVRMSDLFAATFPGGSITGAPKSRAMEIIRELEPERRGAYCGTMGFLSAGGVSRWNIAIRTMEVLGNRVEFGVGAGIVWDSDPEAEFEETLHKAQKILSSLGWPEEQEEPR
- a CDS encoding aminotransferase class IV, with the protein product MSGGGKEAELFLVWNGSLQSAKEISINPTSEGWLYGVGCFETMGLKGGVIRFFENHWHRLNSTASAMGLQIPFSPEQIEDKVSEMAGKNECPNGIARLSLHLNGENVDWMLRVFLGKRASRGSLQVGLSEMVHPGASLLSRWKNNNYLLHHLAFRQAQEAGWDEALMCRGDEVVEGTRSNVWILREAELLTPPLTSGALPGVIRHRLLALKSIGDLTVREERLRLEDLEEADGLFFSNAGMILRSATKLGAWEFPAHEDRVRSLATAIGADSLNSG
- the folB gene encoding dihydroneopterin aldolase, which produces MKESPDLIRLRGLAFFGFHGNNPAEAEFGQRFFVDLELRTDVCEAGKSDNLEHAVDYSAVYLKVRHWMEQERFHLLEALATRIAEGILEDFARVSSVVVEVRKPQAPLPGIFDEISVSVERCRQE
- a CDS encoding RDD family protein, which translates into the protein MNEEPEIVEAEVVGEPEAPEFEPSSMGARFGALCLDLILLIAVFGLIATKVILPEWYPGAMNEFIELIEQYEDAGEDPAPLNPSSELMKAAQTINAIFFLSIFFYFTFVPLLIGGGTLGMRIFNLRIQQREADAPASFRAHLVRGAVKTVCLQILFPLLTLLFLFAFFNPQRAAIHDLLAKTRVVRGPAFSSK
- the folP gene encoding dihydropteroate synthase; translated protein: MDIDQSGSVKTPWPVEGWGHRTYLMGILNVTPDSFSDGGRYAGVEAALNRAVAMEADGADFLDVGAESTRPGAEEVSAEEEWARLEPVLEGLRGKIGIPISVDTYKPEVAAKALEAGAKIANDIFGFQLDARMAEVVALAGAGVVLMHNSRGAELEGDLIAEVLRYFEESLIVAAEAGIYPERIILDPGIGFGKTVEQNLELMRRFGELRELGFPLLLGASRKSVIGKTLDLPVEERLEGTLATTVAGVVGGADIVRVHDLGPNLKAARMADAIYRHERIS